A stretch of Chanodichthys erythropterus isolate Z2021 chromosome 20, ASM2448905v1, whole genome shotgun sequence DNA encodes these proteins:
- the nol9 gene encoding polynucleotide 5'-hydroxyl-kinase NOL9 translates to MKVHKVSSRSQHKQRNATKRHNKNKWHKKVRSLDSTHPNTSPATAKLEQQIAKSEKPTVKRLQKLYTKPVTFIPKNSCAEEEKVTAPSVTSAHVHTNGGTELDDSSTSVDSKEWSEYANSVLQNGKESSNTELPDTDKQEEDDLQFHAHLDHTNNRAVLVMKPGQVLCFRGKCLLTCLYGHVEVLGFTIEEGQQSYPLFSSPSHCPLTIKALGNNPPSSKNKKEGLLEAKAIVRKYFSSEPSKKLMSEVDSDSCVVLLEPLDTPLTRFLTSFSELAEIFGLNSKELRSQATIYNPVLSAVGVTALRGPCAQGLVTSPSFREAISSLLSAWAGEFDRCPVILVCGAKSSGKSTFNRHLMNSLLNHTVSVEYLECDLGQTEFTPPGCLSLCTITEPVLGPPFTHLRDPKHMVYYGLANCQADIDRYLESLKSLWRHVSGESPVIINTMGWVKGHGFLILVDLIRLFSITHVVQLSYGNVPQCQLLTPEFLRTAHGWQTHPPQSTLTEEPASHLNTQSHVFLSVQSEFESAGTSGEMQHQRSNELRDLALLSYFSQLQSSEPGPIRPLHCFIPYQVPHSSVAIGVMHCEVAPNNILYAVNASIVGLCCLSEKVVGRGGPVVLSQTPVCQCVGLGVLRGIDMARGLYFLVTPVSPSVLRHVNCLLLGEITLPKKMLIKQHGVEGDLPYVTTDYSFEAKGAGKIHIYKGLTRPGL, encoded by the exons ATGAAAGTACACAAGGTTTCTTCTCGGTCCCAACACAAGCAACGAAATGCCACTAAACGTCACAATAAGAATAAATGGCACAAAAAAGTACGCAGCCTGGACTCAACTCACCCAAATACAAGTCCTGCGACTGCAAAGTTGGAGCAACAGATAGCCAAAAGCGAAAAGCCCACCGTAAAACGTTTGCAGAAGTTGTATACGAAGCCTGTGACTTTTATCCctaaaaacagttgtgccgaGGAGGAAAAGGTCACGGCCCCTTCTGTAACTTCAGCTCACGTCCACACAAATGGAGGCACAGAACTGGATGACAGCAGCACTTCAGTGGACTCTAAAGAATGGAGTGAATATGCCAATAGTGTTCTTCAGAACGGCAAGGAGAGTTCAAACACAGAGTTACCTGACACAGACAAGCAGGAGGAGGACGATCTTCAATTCCATGCCCACCTTGACCATACCAACAACCGTGCTGTTTTAGTCATGAAACCAGGCCAG GTCTTGTGTTTCCGTGGAAAGTGCCTGCTCACTTGCCTCTATGGTCATGTAGAGGTGCTGGGCTTCACCATAGAGGAGGGCCAACAATCTTACCCCCTGTTCTCATCACCATCTCACTGCCCTCTCACCATCAAGGCCTTAGGAAACAACCCCCCTTCCAGCAAGAACAAGAAAGAGGGGCTGCTGGAAGCAAAAGCCATTGTTCGCAAATATTTCTCTTCAG AGCCAAGTAAAAAGCTCATGAGTGAGGTGGACTCGGACTCCTGCGTGGTGCTTCTGGAACCTCTGGACACGCCGCTCACTCGCTTTCTTACCAGCTTCTCCGAACTTGCAGAGATATTCGGCCTCAACTCG AAGGAGCTCAGGTCCCAGGCTACCATCTATAACCCGGTTCTGTCAGCTGTGGGTGTAACTGCTTTGCGTGGACCGTGTGCACAGGGTCTGGTGACATCACCTAGTTTCAGAGAAGCTATAAGCAGTTTGCTCAGTGCCTGGGCAG GGGAATTTGACCGCTGTCCTGTAATTCTGGTGTGTGGGGCGAAATCCTCTGGCAAGTCCACCTTCAATCGGCACCTTATGAACAGCCTGCTTAATCA CACTGTAAGTGTAGAGTATTTGGAGTGTGATCTAGGCCAGACTGAGTTCACCCCTCCTGGATGCCTTTCCCTATGCACAATTACAGAGCCAGTGCTGG ggcCTCCTTTCACACATCTGCGTGACCCAAAGCACATGGTGTATTATGGTCTGGCAAATTGTCAGGCTGACATTGATCGGTATCTGGAGTCTCTCAAATCCCTCTGGCGCCATGTCAGTGGAGAGAGTCCTGTCATCATCAATACTATGGGCTGGGTTAAAg GCCATGGCTTTCTGATACTGGTAGACCTCATTCGTCTTTTTTCCATTACGCACGTAGTGCAGCTGAGTTACGGAAATGTGCCACAGTGTCAACTTCTCACCCCAGAGTTCCTCAGGACTGCCCATGGCTGGCAGACACACCCTCCGCAGTCCACTTTGACAGAGGAGCCAGCAAGTCACCTCAACACCCAATCTCATGTATTTCTCAGTGTCCAATCAGAATTCGAAAGTGCTGGGACATCTGGAGAAAT GCAACATCAGCGCAGTAATGAGCTGCGAGACCTGGCTCTGCTCAGCTACTTCAGTCAGCTGCAGTCCTCGGAACCTGGTCCCATCCGCCCGCTTCACTGCTTCATACCCTACcag GTCCCACACTCATCAGTGGCTATAGGGGTAATGCACTGTGAGGTCGCACCCAACAACATCCTTTATGCGGTTAATGCCAGTATAGTAGGGTTATGCTGTCTGAGTGAGAAGGTTGTGGGCAGAGGAGGTCCTGTTGTACTCTCCCAAACTCCTGTCTGTCAATGTGTGGGCCTAG GTGTTCTGAGAGGGATAGACATGGCTCGAGGTCTGTATTTTCTGGTTACCCCAGTGTCTCCCTCTGTCCTGAGGCACGTGAACTGTCTTCTGCTGGGAGAGATCACTCTGCCTAAAAAAATGCTCATCAAGCAG